In Candidatus Cybelea sp., the following proteins share a genomic window:
- the tkt gene encoding transketolase: MPNSPADEQRINTIRFLAVDAVQKANSGHPGMPMGAAAMAYTLWTRHLHFNPKDPHWLNRDRFVLSAGHGSMLLYALLYLTGYDLTLDDIKHFRQLGSKTPGHPEAERTPGVEATTGPLGQGLGDAVGMAIAEAHMGAVYNRDDQAIVDHFTYCICGDGDLMEGISQEAVSLAGHLKLGKLIVFYDDNHVSLAGPTDITLTDDSLARFDASGWHTQIVGIDKGNDVATIDQAITVAKNVTDRPSFIAVRTHIGYGSPRQDNYLAHGEALGPENVRKSKEELGWPLEPDFYVPDDVLKFFRETGAKGDELEARWRVTFDAWKTANTDLGQQLERALRGDLPADLPWPTFNAENGAVATRDAGGTVMNAVALSVPELVGGSADLDPSTKTYLKNCGDFEPGNYAGRNIHYGVREHVMAAASNGIALHGGLLPFAATFFNFVDYLKPALRLGCITGIHTIYVFTHDSVFLGEDGPTHEPIEQLATLRATPNCYVVRPADSLETLEAWKLALARKGAPWVLVLTRQKVPFLGERDAAVSRGAYVLSDALGGKPDLIEIATGSEVSLAMDAKKILEGKGVRTRVVSMPCWELFDAQPQAYRDSVLPPSVDARISVEAAATLGWSKYVGDRGYAFGIDRFGASAPMAEIAKAYGFTPENLANVALEHFAFAAR; this comes from the coding sequence CACCCGGGCATGCCGATGGGAGCCGCGGCGATGGCGTATACGCTCTGGACGCGCCATCTGCATTTCAATCCGAAAGACCCGCACTGGCTCAATCGCGACCGCTTCGTACTCTCCGCCGGTCACGGCTCGATGCTGCTCTACGCGCTGCTGTACCTCACCGGCTACGACCTGACGCTCGACGACATCAAGCACTTCCGCCAGCTCGGCAGCAAGACGCCGGGGCATCCCGAAGCCGAACGAACTCCCGGCGTCGAAGCGACGACCGGGCCGTTGGGTCAGGGCCTCGGCGACGCGGTCGGCATGGCGATCGCAGAAGCGCACATGGGCGCCGTCTACAACCGGGACGATCAAGCCATCGTCGACCACTTTACGTACTGCATCTGCGGCGACGGCGACCTGATGGAGGGCATCAGCCAAGAAGCGGTCTCGCTCGCCGGCCATCTCAAACTCGGCAAGCTGATCGTCTTCTACGACGACAACCACGTCTCGCTCGCCGGCCCTACCGACATCACGCTCACCGACGATTCGCTCGCGCGCTTCGACGCGAGCGGCTGGCACACGCAGATCGTCGGCATCGACAAGGGCAACGACGTCGCGACGATCGACCAGGCGATCACGGTTGCCAAGAACGTCACCGATCGGCCGTCGTTTATCGCGGTGCGCACCCATATCGGCTACGGCTCCCCGCGCCAAGATAACTACCTGGCGCACGGCGAGGCCCTCGGCCCCGAAAACGTTCGCAAATCAAAGGAGGAACTGGGCTGGCCGCTCGAGCCGGACTTCTACGTTCCCGACGACGTGTTGAAGTTTTTCCGTGAGACCGGCGCCAAGGGCGACGAGCTGGAAGCCCGGTGGCGGGTGACGTTCGATGCCTGGAAGACCGCCAACACCGATCTGGGTCAACAGCTCGAGCGCGCATTGCGTGGCGACCTCCCGGCCGATCTGCCCTGGCCGACGTTCAACGCCGAAAACGGCGCCGTCGCGACGCGCGACGCCGGCGGTACGGTGATGAACGCCGTCGCCCTCAGCGTTCCGGAACTCGTCGGAGGTTCGGCTGACCTCGACCCGTCGACGAAGACCTATCTCAAGAACTGCGGCGACTTCGAGCCGGGCAACTACGCCGGGCGTAACATTCACTACGGCGTGCGCGAGCACGTCATGGCTGCGGCCAGCAACGGCATCGCGCTTCATGGGGGACTGCTGCCGTTTGCGGCGACGTTCTTCAACTTCGTGGACTACTTGAAGCCGGCGTTGCGGTTGGGCTGCATTACCGGCATTCACACGATCTACGTCTTTACCCACGATTCCGTCTTTCTCGGCGAGGACGGCCCGACGCACGAGCCGATCGAACAACTTGCCACACTGCGGGCGACCCCCAACTGCTACGTCGTACGGCCGGCCGACTCGCTCGAGACCCTCGAGGCCTGGAAGCTCGCGCTTGCACGCAAGGGTGCTCCCTGGGTGCTCGTATTAACCCGCCAGAAGGTGCCGTTCCTCGGCGAGCGCGACGCCGCGGTCAGCCGCGGCGCCTACGTGCTTTCCGACGCGCTGGGCGGCAAACCGGACCTGATTGAGATCGCGACGGGCTCGGAAGTCTCGCTTGCCATGGACGCGAAGAAGATTCTCGAAGGGAAGGGCGTCCGAACCCGCGTGGTTTCGATGCCGTGCTGGGAGCTCTTCGACGCCCAGCCGCAGGCCTATCGCGACAGCGTACTGCCGCCGTCGGTCGACGCCCGGATCTCGGTTGAAGCCGCGGCGACGCTGGGGTGGTCAAAGTATGTGGGAGACCGCGGCTACGCCTTCGGCATCGACCGCTTCGGCGCGTCGGCGCCGATGGCTGAGATCGCCAAAGCATACGGATTTACACCCGAGAATCTTGCGAACGTCGCCCTCGAACATTTTGCATTCGCCGCCCGTTAG